The following proteins come from a genomic window of Miscanthus floridulus cultivar M001 chromosome 2, ASM1932011v1, whole genome shotgun sequence:
- the LOC136535729 gene encoding probable serine/threonine-protein kinase PBL21 isoform X2, whose translation MGLGCFGCLAPEVDEDLKPSKPDDSSGADARRKVAPDVANGYAHSFTFKDLLVATGYFNEANFIGEGGFGKVYKGKINGQMVAVKQLARDGVQGRNEFLVEVLMLTVLNHRNLVSLVGFCAQGDERLLVYEYMPFGSLESHLFDVPLGKKPLDWNTRVRIVVGVAEGLSYLHNVADPPVIYRDMKAANILLGEDFSPKLSDFGLAKVGPVGDRTHVSTRVMGTYGYCAPDYVVSGKLTMKSDIYSFGVLLLELITGRRIYDASRPKPEQSLLTWSRPFLHDKRKFYRLADPSLLGCYPSSALNQLVVISIMCLQDQPHVRPIISDVVIGLNHVASQPYTSERPLPASMSSPASSGSPQLISTPSRRRGGKTAHYA comes from the exons ATGGGTTTGGGTTGCTTCGGATGCCTCGCGCCGGAGGTGGATGAGGACCTCAAGCCCTCCAAGCCCGATGATTCATCAG GGGCCGATGCGAGGAGAAAGGTCGCGCCGGATGTGGCCAACGGCTACGCGCACAGCTTCACCTTCAAGGATCTGCTCGTGGCCACCGGCTACTTCAACGAGGCCAATTTCATCGGAGAAGGTGGATTTGGGAAGGTGTACAAGGGCAAGATCAACGGACAG ATGGTGGCAGTGAAGCAGCTCGCTCGAGATGGTGTGCAGGGGAGGAACGAGTTCTTGGTCGAGGTGCTCATGCTGACAGTGCTCAACCATCGCAATCTTGTCAGCTTGGTCGGGTTCTGCGCGCAGGGGGACGAGAGACTGCTAGTCTACGAGTACATGCCGTTCGGAAGCCTGGAGAGCCATCTCTTTG ATGTGCCCCTTGGCAAGAAACCACTTGACTGGAACACACGAGTGAGGATAGTCGTTGGAGTCGCTGAAGGGCTTTCTTACTTGCACAATGTAGCTGATCCACCTGTGATTTACCGTGATATGAAAGCTGCTAATATTCTGCTGGGTGAGGACTTCAGCCCGAAGCTCTCTGACTTTGGGCTTGCAAAAGTCGGACCAGTTGGAGACAGAACTCATGTGTCCACAAGAGTTATGGGTACCTATGGCTACTGTGCTCCTGACTATGTTGTGAGTGGTAAACTTACCATGAAATCCGACATATACAGTTTCGGTGTTCTTCTGTTGGAACTGATCACAGGAAGGAGGATTTATGATGCTTCAAGGCCTAAACCAGAGCAGAGTCTGTTAACATGG TCCAGGCCATTCCTGCATGATAAGAGGAAGTTCTACCGGCTCGCTGATCCGTCTCTGCTGGGCTGCTACCCGTCATCAGCACTGAACCAGTTAGTCGTGATCAGCATCATGTGCCTCCAAGACCAGCCGCATGTCCGCCCAATCATCTCCGATGTTGTGATAGGTCTGAATCATGTCGCAAGCCAGCCATACACCTCTGAGCGCCCGCTGCCTGCATCCATGAGCTCCCCTGCGAGCAGCGGGTCGCCGCAACTCATCAGCACTCCATCCAGAAGGAGAGGTGGTAAGACTGCGCATTACGCTTAG
- the LOC136535729 gene encoding probable serine/threonine-protein kinase PBL21 isoform X1 → MGLGCFGCLAPEVDEDLKPSKPDDSSGADARRKVAPDVANGYAHSFTFKDLLVATGYFNEANFIGEGGFGKVYKGKINGQVSKNSVFDSFCGDSTGTDGALCVFLFFCAQMVAVKQLARDGVQGRNEFLVEVLMLTVLNHRNLVSLVGFCAQGDERLLVYEYMPFGSLESHLFDVPLGKKPLDWNTRVRIVVGVAEGLSYLHNVADPPVIYRDMKAANILLGEDFSPKLSDFGLAKVGPVGDRTHVSTRVMGTYGYCAPDYVVSGKLTMKSDIYSFGVLLLELITGRRIYDASRPKPEQSLLTWSRPFLHDKRKFYRLADPSLLGCYPSSALNQLVVISIMCLQDQPHVRPIISDVVIGLNHVASQPYTSERPLPASMSSPASSGSPQLISTPSRRRGGKTAHYA, encoded by the exons ATGGGTTTGGGTTGCTTCGGATGCCTCGCGCCGGAGGTGGATGAGGACCTCAAGCCCTCCAAGCCCGATGATTCATCAG GGGCCGATGCGAGGAGAAAGGTCGCGCCGGATGTGGCCAACGGCTACGCGCACAGCTTCACCTTCAAGGATCTGCTCGTGGCCACCGGCTACTTCAACGAGGCCAATTTCATCGGAGAAGGTGGATTTGGGAAGGTGTACAAGGGCAAGATCAACGGACAGGTGAGCAAGAACTCTGTTTTTGACAGTTTTTGTGGCGACAGTACCGGGACAGACGGCGCCCTAtgcgttttcctttttttttgtgcGCAGATGGTGGCAGTGAAGCAGCTCGCTCGAGATGGTGTGCAGGGGAGGAACGAGTTCTTGGTCGAGGTGCTCATGCTGACAGTGCTCAACCATCGCAATCTTGTCAGCTTGGTCGGGTTCTGCGCGCAGGGGGACGAGAGACTGCTAGTCTACGAGTACATGCCGTTCGGAAGCCTGGAGAGCCATCTCTTTG ATGTGCCCCTTGGCAAGAAACCACTTGACTGGAACACACGAGTGAGGATAGTCGTTGGAGTCGCTGAAGGGCTTTCTTACTTGCACAATGTAGCTGATCCACCTGTGATTTACCGTGATATGAAAGCTGCTAATATTCTGCTGGGTGAGGACTTCAGCCCGAAGCTCTCTGACTTTGGGCTTGCAAAAGTCGGACCAGTTGGAGACAGAACTCATGTGTCCACAAGAGTTATGGGTACCTATGGCTACTGTGCTCCTGACTATGTTGTGAGTGGTAAACTTACCATGAAATCCGACATATACAGTTTCGGTGTTCTTCTGTTGGAACTGATCACAGGAAGGAGGATTTATGATGCTTCAAGGCCTAAACCAGAGCAGAGTCTGTTAACATGG TCCAGGCCATTCCTGCATGATAAGAGGAAGTTCTACCGGCTCGCTGATCCGTCTCTGCTGGGCTGCTACCCGTCATCAGCACTGAACCAGTTAGTCGTGATCAGCATCATGTGCCTCCAAGACCAGCCGCATGTCCGCCCAATCATCTCCGATGTTGTGATAGGTCTGAATCATGTCGCAAGCCAGCCATACACCTCTGAGCGCCCGCTGCCTGCATCCATGAGCTCCCCTGCGAGCAGCGGGTCGCCGCAACTCATCAGCACTCCATCCAGAAGGAGAGGTGGTAAGACTGCGCATTACGCTTAG
- the LOC136540706 gene encoding probable serine/threonine-protein kinase PIX13, protein MGNCCGSADADAKPPSRPPTKGPRPPPTKPSDGGGGAKQETGGGDGPDPCPGPGRVLEAPRLRKFTLAELRQATRGFKPEMVLGEGGFGRVYKGWVDERTLNPAKSNAGVIVAVKKLNPESVQGLQEWQSEVNFLGRLSHPNLVRLLGYCGEDRELLLVYEFMSKGSLENHLFRRGGNLEALSWSRRLKIATGAARGLAFLHSSEKQVIYRDFKASNILLDSDFTAKLSDFGLAKNGPSAGKSHVTTRIIGTYGYAAPEYVATGHLYVKSDVYGFGVVLLELLTGLRAHDLNRPSHQHNLVEWAKPYLSRAGKLKSLMDQRIDGQYHTKAALRAARLAGKCLTGDPKCRPDMDGVVAALEDIEALQQGAGGHRDLPPQPGARRS, encoded by the exons ATGGGGAACTGCTGCGGCTCCGCTGACGCCGACGCGAAGCCGCCGAGTCGTCCTCCTACCAAAG ggccgcggccgccgccgacgaagccgagcgacggcggcggcggggcgaagCAAGAGACGGGAGGAGGAGACGGTCCTGATCCGTGTCCGGGGCCCGGGCGTGTTCTGGAAGCGCCGAGGCTGAGGAAGTTCACGCTGGCCGAGCTGCGGCAGGCCACGCGCGGGTTCAAGCCGGAGATGGTGCTCGGGGAGGGCGGCTTCGGCCGGGTCTACAAGGGCTGGGTCGACGAGCGCACGCTCAACCCGGCCAAGAGCAACGCCGGCGTCATCGTCGCCGTCAAGAAGCTCAACCCGGAGAGCGTCCAGGGCCTGCAGGAGTGGCAG TCGGAGGTCAACTTCCTGGGTAGACTGTCGCATCCCAACCTGGTGAGGCTGCTTGGCTACTGCGGCGAGGACAGGGAGCTGCTCCTGGTGTACGAGTTCATGTCCAAAGGCAGCCTGGAAAACCATCTCTTCAGAA GGGGTGGAAACTTGGAGGCGCTGTCGTGGAGCCGGAGGCTCAAGATCGCCACGGGCGCGGCGCGCGGCCTCGCCTTCCTGCACTCGTCGGAGAAGCAGGTCATCTACAGGGACTTCAAGGCGTCCAACATCCTCCTCGACTCG GATTTCACCGCGAAGCTGTCGGACTTCGGGCTCGCCAAGAACGGGCCCTCCGCCGGGAAGTCGCACGTGACGACCCGGATCATCGGCACCTACGGCTACGCGGCGCCGGAGTACGTCGCCACCG GGCACCTGTACGTGAAGAGCGACGTGTACGGCTTCGGCGTGGTGCTGCTGGAGCTGCTGACGGGGCTGCGCGCGCACGACCTGAACCGGCCGAGCCACCAGCACAACCTGGTGGAGTGGGCTAAACCCTACCTCTCCCGCGCCGGCAAGCTCAAGAGCCTCATGGACCAGCGGATCGACGGCCAGTACCACACCAAGGCCGCGCTCCGGGCCGCCAGGCTCGCCGGCAAGTGCCTCACCGGCGACCCCAAGTGCCGCCCCGACATGGACGGCGTCGTCGCCGCGCTCGAGGACATCGAGGCCCTGCAGCAGGGGGCCGGGGGACACCGGGACCTGCCGCCGCAGCCCGGAGCGCGCCGCTCGTAG